From the genome of Thermovenabulum gondwanense:
CCGGAAACCCTGACGAGATTTCCGAACATCAATGAGCCCACGAGAGCTACACTTATGGGAGCGATCACACCCGCGATAATCGTCACTACTATAGGGAATAAAATTTCTACCTTTCTGGAGATAGATACATCAAACTTTGGCTTCATTTTTATCCTTCGTTCAGAAGGGGTAGTTAGAAGCTTAATTATGGGTGGTTGTATAATGGGCACCAAAGCCATATAGGAATAAGCCGCTACCGATATGGGAGCCAAAAGATGCTTGGCGAATTTGGTTGCAACATAGATGGATGTAGGTCCATCGGCAGCGCCGATAATTCCTATTGAAGCGGCTTCTTTTAAACTAAAGCCGAAAAGTGCCGCTAAGGACATGGTGAAAAAAATACCGAACTGGGCCGCAGCGCCAAAAAACAGCATAAAAGGCTGCTTCAATAAAGGTTTAAAGTCTATCATTGCCCCCACGGCTATAAAAATCAGTATGGGAAATAATTCCGTTAAAATACCAGATTTGAAAAGGATTGTAAGAAAGCCCTCATCACCTATTGCAGAGGAAAAGGGGATATTGGCAAGGATAGCTCCAAATCCTATAGGCAAAAGGAGCATGGGCTCGTATTCTTTTTCTATTGCTAAGTAAATCAAAAGCCCTCCAATTGCAAACATTATAATATTTTGAACGGTAAGGCTTTTTAAACCAAATAATAGATCTTCCAAAGCTAAAACCTCCACTATCTAAAATTTAAAAAATACAATATACATAATACTATTTTAAGCCCTTATTGGCAACTAACTTTTTTATTAACTTACTATAACTTTGTAACCACAGCCAGTCCTCATAAATATTATAGTTATATGGTTAATCCTATCAAAATAGGGGGGAAGATCAAGGTGAAAAAGATTTTGGTGTTCTTGCTGATTTTATCAATGCTGGTTCTTTTGATTGGAGGATGTGCAAAAACCGGGCAAACTTCTTCCGATAACACCGGCAGTAATGTAAACGCAAAAACGAATTTTCCGGGAGTTACTCCATTGAGCCCCGCAGTTAAGGTAACCGTCGGCATGAAGCAGGTGGTATCCGATGCGGGTGTATTAATAGGAATGGCAAAGGGATACTATAAGGAGCTGGGAATTGAAATTGAGGCGGTTCAATTTAACACCGGGCAGGAGATGATAAATGCCCTGGGTGCCGGCCAGTTAGATGTGGGTTGCACCGTAACCTCCTCGGGTCTTTTCAACGCTATGCTGAGAGGAATACCTGTAAAAATTGTTGCAGACAAAGGGATAAATGTACCCGGGAAAGGCTATTACAGACTTATAATAAGGAAGGACTTAGTAAACGAAATTAAGGATTTTGCGGATTTGAAAGGGAGAAAGCTTGCAGTAGTGGGAACGGCCTCTCTTGATGAAATCTGCCTGGATAGGGTGCTTAATAAAGCAGGTATTACTACAAAAGATGTAGATCTTCAGGTAATCCGGGCATTCCCGGATATAGTTGCGGCAATGAGCAATAAGAGCATTGACGGCGGTATGGTGATAGAACCCTTCGTGACATCCGCTGTAGAAAAGGGCATAGCCGATCCATGGAAGGATCCGGCGGAATACGACCCCGATGCTCAAATAGCCCTTTTGGTATACGGAAAAAGCATGATGGAAAGACCGGAAGTGGCAAAAAGATTTATGCTGGCCTATATAAAATCCTTGAGGGACTACAACGATGCCTTCTTTAAAGATAAAAATAAAGACGAAATAATTTCCATACTTGCCGAATATTCTACCGTTAAGGATAAGGAACTTTACAAGAAAATGTATCCGGTTGGATTAAACCCCAACGGATACGTGAGAATGAAGGGAATTCAGGCGGATATTGACTGGTACAAAAAATACGGCCTTTTGACGGGAGATATTAAAGCTGAAGATGTGGTGGATAATAGCTTTGTAGATTATGCCCTTTCTGTACTCGGAAAGTATGAATAAGAATTTGGCCGAAACCTCTGGTTTCGGCCAAATTTTAAAATAAAAAGCGAGGTGGCTTGCATGAACATCATGGCCGACAAAGGAGCTGGGGATTTGAAAAGTGAAATAATGGTAGAAAAAAAAGAAAACAAGGATGCTAAACGGTGGCAGGAGACAAATATTTTTACGAATTTAGTAGCGATACTCACACCGTTGATTTTATTGCTTTTATGGGAGTTTATGGCCGAAAGGCATTTTATAGATGTAAGGCTGTTTTCGAGCCCTTCCAGGATATTCAAGACACTTGTTCCCCTTCTATTGAGCGGTGAATTGATTTATCATACCTTCATCAGCATAGAAAGGATTTTGCTGGGTTTTCTGGTTGGCTCGGTACCAGCAGTACTACTCGGGATAATTATGGGCTTAATTCCGACGGTAAGGGCAGCTTTGATGCCGCTCATTTCCATAATGTTTCCCATTCCCAAGCTGGCTATTATGCCCCTCATATTAATCGTTTTCGGATTGGGGGAAGCTTCAAAAATTTTTACAATAGCCATTGGTGTATTCTTTCTGGTGTTAATAAATACCATGGCAGGGGTAATGAGCATAGACACCATTTATATTGATGTGGCCAAGAGCTTCGGAGCAAAGCCGCTGCAAATTTACCGGACTGTTGCAATTCCGGGAGCTCTACCCATGATTTTTGCAGGGTTCAAGCTGGGAATGGGAACGGCCCTTTTACTGATCGTGGCGGCCGAGCTTTCCGCCGCCAGGGCCGGAGTTGGATGGATGATATGGCGGGCATACGACATGTTTGATATAGAAAGGATGTTTTGCGCACTTTTGGTGCTTGCTTTTTTAGGCTATGTTTTTTCTTACGCTTTAGAGTTTTTAGAAAAAATTGCCATACCCTGGAAACATCGATAATAGGAAGGAAGAGTAAAAATGCTTCCGGAAGAAATTATAAAAATTCAGGGTCTGACCAAAACCTTTAAAAATAAAAAATCAAATTTGATGGCTCTTGAAAATATTAACCTTTCTATAATTGACGGCGAATTTTTATGCATTGTTGGCCCTTCCGGATGCGGAAAAACAACCCTTCTTAGAATCCTGGCTGGGCTTGAAAAGCAAACGGAAGGCAAGATATATATAAAACCGAAAAATCCCGGGGGGTTAATTACCTCCATGGTTTTTCAGGGGGATTCTCTTTTTCCGTGGATGAGCGTTATTGAAAATGTGGAATACGGTTTAAAAATAAAAGGAGTAGATAAGAAGCAAAGGCGAAAGATGGCCCTGGAATTTCTTGAAAAAATGGGTTTAAGAAAATTTGCCGATTATTACCCGCACCAGATTTCTGGTGGGATGAAACAGAGGGTAAATGTGGCAAGGGCTTTTGTCAGCGACCCGGATATACTTTTGATGGATGAACCCTTTGGAGCTTTAGATGAGCAGAACCGGTTAATACTACAGCAGGAATTGCTCAGGATATGGGAAGGAAGCGAAAAGACCACTATTTTCATCACCCACAGCATAGATGAGGCATTGTTTTTGGGAGATAGAATAGTGGTTATGACGGCCCACCCCGGAAAAATTAAAGCAATGTTGAAGGTTGATATTGAAAGGCCCAGAGAGTTATTGAAGCTCAGGACATCACCTCATTATAACGAACTATATAAGACCATATGGGAACTCTTGGAAGAAGAGGTAAGAAAGGCTGAAGAAACAAGAGGAGTGAAAAGAAATGTTTAATCTTGCAATGGTTTTATTGCTTGCAATAGCAGTAAGCATGGACAGCTTGAGTTTTGGGATTGTTTACGGTATCAGAAATATCAAAATACCGGTTTTTTCTCAGGCAGTAATTGCCCTTTTTTCAGGTAGCGTATTTTTTGTATCAATGCTTTTGGGAAAGGGGCTTTGTTTCTTTTTACCCGAAAAATTTATCGAGTATCTGGGCAGCTTTATTTTTTTTGCAATCGCCTGTATCTACTTTTTTAAGGCAACTTTGAAAAAATATTCGGGAGATACAATTGCAACCCTTAGCATAAAACCTCTCGGCATAGTAATAAAAATATTAAAGGAGCCCGAATCCGCAGATTTAAATGTATCTGGAGAAATTGATTTAAAAGAGTCGATTTTTTTGGGTATCGCACTGGCTATAGATGCGGCGGCCGCTGGAGTTGGTGCGGCTACATCGGGTTTTTCAATTCTTAGAACGAGCCTTTTAATTACCGGGGTAGAATTTTTATTTTTAAGAGGAGGATATCTGATCGGAAGTAGATTTTACAGAAGGTATGAAAATAAAGAAAATTATATTTTCCCGGCGATAATATTTATAATACTTGGTTTTCTTAAATTAATAAATTAAATTAATTAAGATATACAGAAAATACAATATTTATAAAATGTCATTAAAAAAAAGGAAATTTTTTATTTTTGTAGAATATAATTTTATCATCACAATTTTATCAAATTTTTATCACAATATTGGAAAATCCCGGGAGGTGAGGGGGGAAAAGTTTTAATCCAAAATTTAATCAATATTTTTTAATCAAAGGAGGAATTTACCGGTGTTTAGAAAGATAATTGCCCTTTTATTGATTGCGGTCACCTGTCTTGGGTTGGTGGCCTGCGGCAGTACGGGAAAACAAAGTTCGTCTAATACCAATAATCAACAGCAGCAGCAACAACAAAAACCATCTTATAAAATAGCTATGTACACCAACACCGTATCCCAGAACGAAGAGGAATTCAGATCAGCCGAACAGGCGCAGAAGAAATACCCGGATATTATCGTTACCCAGACTATGCCCGACAACTTCATGAAAGAACAGGAAACTTTGATAGCCAACGCAGTGGCTCTGGTTTCCGATCCCAATGTTAAAGCACTCATTATGAACCAGGCGGTGCCCGGTGCTGCAGCGGCTTTCGAGAAGATTAAGCAGCAAAGGCCGGATGTACTTTTGATCGCCATTACTCCAGCCGAACAGGATATAATAGGTACCAAAGCCGATGTGGTAATTCAAGCGGATGAACTTGCCATGGGTTACAAAATGGTAGAACAGGCAAAGAAGTTCGGAGCAAAGGTGTTTGTGCATTATTCCTTCCCCAGGCATATGTCCTATCCACTTCTGGCCAGAAGGAGGGACATATTGAAGGAAGAATGTGCAAAAGCCGGTATTAAATTCGTAGATGCTACCGCTCCCGATCCCACCGGCGATGCCGGATTGCCCGGAGCTCAGCAGTTTATAATTGAGGATATTCCGAGAAAAGTGAAAGAATACGGTAAAGATACCGTTTTCTTCAGCACCAACTGCGGTATGCAGGAACCCTTGATAAAGACCGCTTTAGAGCAGGGAGCTATGGTGGTCCAGCAGTGCTGCCCGAGCCCCTTCCACGGCTATCCTACAGCTCTTGGAATTAATATACCTCCCGACAAAGCCGGCGATGTGGATTACGTAATTCAGCAAATAAAAGCCAAGATTGCTGAAAAAGGTGGAACCGGCAGATTCTCCACCTGGCCGATACCCGCAGGTATGTTAATGGCAGCAGCTGCGGTAGAATATGCAAAACTCTATGCTGAAGGAAAATTAAAGGACAAGAATGATCCCGAAGCCTTGAAGAAATGCTTTGAAGAGGTATCAAAAGGTGCGAAGATTGACATAGGCAATTATGTAGAAAAAGGTGCGGATGGTAAAGAAATCAAGCATGAAAACTTCTACATGATTTTGAGCGATTATATAACTTTCTAATATATAGAGAATTTTATAAAGATTGCCGCCAAAAGGCGGCAATCTTTTAATAATACTTTTTTTTATTTTTTTAGTTTAAAGAGGTGAAGGAATTATGGTAGAAAATAACGGAACA
Proteins encoded in this window:
- a CDS encoding sodium ion-translocating decarboxylase subunit beta, which codes for MEDLLFGLKSLTVQNIIMFAIGGLLIYLAIEKEYEPMLLLPIGFGAILANIPFSSAIGDEGFLTILFKSGILTELFPILIFIAVGAMIDFKPLLKQPFMLFFGAAAQFGIFFTMSLAALFGFSLKEAASIGIIGAADGPTSIYVATKFAKHLLAPISVAAYSYMALVPIIQPPIIKLLTTPSERRIKMKPKFDVSISRKVEILFPIVVTIIAGVIAPISVALVGSLMFGNLVRVSGVLDRLSKAAQNELANIVTLLLGITIGSTMTAEQFLNPKTLLILAMGLVAFMFDTAGGVIFAKILNLFLKEKINPMIGAAGISAFPMSARVIQKIAQKEDPSNFILMQAVGANVAGQIGSIIAGSLILLLVK
- a CDS encoding ABC transporter substrate-binding protein; protein product: MVNPIKIGGKIKVKKILVFLLILSMLVLLIGGCAKTGQTSSDNTGSNVNAKTNFPGVTPLSPAVKVTVGMKQVVSDAGVLIGMAKGYYKELGIEIEAVQFNTGQEMINALGAGQLDVGCTVTSSGLFNAMLRGIPVKIVADKGINVPGKGYYRLIIRKDLVNEIKDFADLKGRKLAVVGTASLDEICLDRVLNKAGITTKDVDLQVIRAFPDIVAAMSNKSIDGGMVIEPFVTSAVEKGIADPWKDPAEYDPDAQIALLVYGKSMMERPEVAKRFMLAYIKSLRDYNDAFFKDKNKDEIISILAEYSTVKDKELYKKMYPVGLNPNGYVRMKGIQADIDWYKKYGLLTGDIKAEDVVDNSFVDYALSVLGKYE
- a CDS encoding ABC transporter permease — its product is MVEKKENKDAKRWQETNIFTNLVAILTPLILLLLWEFMAERHFIDVRLFSSPSRIFKTLVPLLLSGELIYHTFISIERILLGFLVGSVPAVLLGIIMGLIPTVRAALMPLISIMFPIPKLAIMPLILIVFGLGEASKIFTIAIGVFFLVLINTMAGVMSIDTIYIDVAKSFGAKPLQIYRTVAIPGALPMIFAGFKLGMGTALLLIVAAELSAARAGVGWMIWRAYDMFDIERMFCALLVLAFLGYVFSYALEFLEKIAIPWKHR
- a CDS encoding ABC transporter ATP-binding protein, producing the protein MLPEEIIKIQGLTKTFKNKKSNLMALENINLSIIDGEFLCIVGPSGCGKTTLLRILAGLEKQTEGKIYIKPKNPGGLITSMVFQGDSLFPWMSVIENVEYGLKIKGVDKKQRRKMALEFLEKMGLRKFADYYPHQISGGMKQRVNVARAFVSDPDILLMDEPFGALDEQNRLILQQELLRIWEGSEKTTIFITHSIDEALFLGDRIVVMTAHPGKIKAMLKVDIERPRELLKLRTSPHYNELYKTIWELLEEEVRKAEETRGVKRNV
- the ytaF gene encoding sporulation membrane protein YtaF, whose translation is MFNLAMVLLLAIAVSMDSLSFGIVYGIRNIKIPVFSQAVIALFSGSVFFVSMLLGKGLCFFLPEKFIEYLGSFIFFAIACIYFFKATLKKYSGDTIATLSIKPLGIVIKILKEPESADLNVSGEIDLKESIFLGIALAIDAAAAGVGAATSGFSILRTSLLITGVEFLFLRGGYLIGSRFYRRYENKENYIFPAIIFIILGFLKLIN
- a CDS encoding DUF3798 domain-containing protein, which gives rise to MFRKIIALLLIAVTCLGLVACGSTGKQSSSNTNNQQQQQQQKPSYKIAMYTNTVSQNEEEFRSAEQAQKKYPDIIVTQTMPDNFMKEQETLIANAVALVSDPNVKALIMNQAVPGAAAAFEKIKQQRPDVLLIAITPAEQDIIGTKADVVIQADELAMGYKMVEQAKKFGAKVFVHYSFPRHMSYPLLARRRDILKEECAKAGIKFVDATAPDPTGDAGLPGAQQFIIEDIPRKVKEYGKDTVFFSTNCGMQEPLIKTALEQGAMVVQQCCPSPFHGYPTALGINIPPDKAGDVDYVIQQIKAKIAEKGGTGRFSTWPIPAGMLMAAAAVEYAKLYAEGKLKDKNDPEALKKCFEEVSKGAKIDIGNYVEKGADGKEIKHENFYMILSDYITF